A region from the Salifodinibacter halophilus genome encodes:
- the rpsU gene encoding 30S ribosomal protein S21, whose translation MPSVRVKDNEPFEVALRRFKRSCEKAGVVTEVRRREYYEKPCDIRKRKHAAAVKRHAKKVQRENQRFSRPY comes from the coding sequence ATGCCGAGCGTACGAGTCAAGGATAACGAACCCTTCGAAGTCGCACTGCGACGTTTCAAGCGCAGTTGTGAAAAAGCTGGCGTGGTCACGGAAGTCCGGCGCCGCGAGTACTACGAAAAGCCCTGCGATATCCGCAAGCGTAAACACGCGGCGGCGGTCAAGCGCCACGCCAAGAAGGTGCAGCGCGAAAATCAACGCTTCAGTCGCCCCTACTGA
- a CDS encoding GatB/YqeY domain-containing protein, whose amino-acid sequence MSIQDQLATDLKEAMRARDKARMGVIRMAQSELKQREIDEGALDDTATVGAIEKMVKKRRDAEAQYRDADRQDLADAEAAEAEVLQGYLPSQLGEAEIDAEIERVINETGAESMRDMGSVMAVLKPSLQGRADLGEVSTRVKARLAG is encoded by the coding sequence ATGTCGATCCAGGACCAACTCGCCACCGATTTAAAAGAAGCCATGCGCGCCCGCGATAAGGCGCGGATGGGCGTGATTCGCATGGCGCAGTCGGAGCTTAAACAGCGCGAGATCGACGAAGGTGCACTCGACGACACGGCCACGGTCGGTGCGATCGAAAAGATGGTCAAAAAGCGTCGCGACGCTGAGGCCCAGTACCGCGATGCGGATCGCCAGGATCTGGCCGACGCCGAAGCCGCCGAGGCCGAGGTTTTGCAGGGCTATCTGCCCTCGCAACTCGGCGAAGCCGAAATCGACGCCGAAATTGAGCGCGTCATTAACGAAACCGGTGCCGAGTCGATGCGCGACATGGGCTCGGTCATGGCGGTGCTAAAACCCAGCCTGCAAGGGCGTGCCGATCTCGGCGAGGTCAGCACACGCGTTAAGGCGCGCCTCGCTGGCTGA
- a CDS encoding DNA primase, which produces MARIPQTFIDNLLERADITDIVGRRLDLKRAGNEFTARCPFHDEKTPSFTVVPSKQFYHCFGCGAHGTAIGFVMEYERLEFPDAIEVLAAEHGMEVPRDGDASADTGASRQPLYDTLADADRYYQHCLRQHTPAIDYLKQRGISGATAKRFGLGYAPGSGQPLGERLHDTTTALEAGLVIERDHGRGVFDRFRNRLMFPIRDRRGRVVAFGGRTLGEDRAKYLNSPETPVFHKSDQLYGLFEARQANRTLDQVLVVEGYMDVVALAEHGFDNAVATLGTATTESHIRQLFHYTEEVVFCFDGDTAGQRAADKALTCCLPALRGTRRARFLFVPAGEDPASLVTSDGGSAAFQRQIESAESASSLLLARLTANVDLDSIEGRTQLLEHARAPINALPNDTFRDELLREIARLSGHSDEALRERYTTEPRSNAKTNSDADRRSNAATSDAQRGAIEKTTVTRALTRLLADPELATSIAEPAALRETETPGVSVLADAVEFFAANPTISLAAWIERHRDQRYFDRLQQLAADTPPGDRSARAQEFAEAVRRLMPQSGNEHALRTRYRELLAQQAEQSLDNEAATELVEISRKLAEQ; this is translated from the coding sequence GTGGCGCGCATTCCGCAAACGTTTATTGACAACCTGCTCGAACGCGCCGACATCACCGATATCGTCGGCAGGCGACTCGATCTAAAGCGGGCCGGCAACGAATTTACCGCGCGCTGCCCGTTCCATGACGAAAAAACGCCGTCTTTCACGGTTGTGCCCAGCAAGCAGTTCTATCATTGTTTTGGCTGTGGCGCCCACGGCACCGCTATCGGCTTCGTCATGGAATACGAGCGGCTCGAATTTCCCGACGCGATCGAGGTGCTGGCCGCTGAACACGGCATGGAGGTCCCACGCGACGGCGACGCTAGCGCCGACACCGGAGCCTCACGTCAGCCACTGTACGACACATTGGCCGATGCCGATCGCTACTACCAGCACTGCCTACGGCAGCACACACCCGCCATTGACTATTTAAAACAGCGCGGCATCAGTGGCGCGACTGCTAAACGATTCGGTCTTGGCTACGCCCCCGGTAGTGGTCAGCCGCTCGGCGAGCGGCTACACGACACAACAACGGCTCTGGAAGCCGGATTGGTTATTGAACGTGACCACGGCCGCGGCGTATTCGACCGGTTTCGCAACCGGCTCATGTTCCCGATTCGGGACCGGCGTGGGCGCGTAGTCGCCTTTGGCGGCCGCACACTCGGCGAAGACCGCGCCAAATATCTAAACTCGCCGGAAACACCGGTTTTTCACAAATCGGACCAACTCTACGGCTTATTCGAGGCGCGCCAAGCGAACCGTACGCTCGATCAGGTGCTGGTCGTCGAAGGCTATATGGATGTGGTCGCCCTAGCCGAACACGGTTTCGACAACGCCGTGGCCACCTTGGGCACAGCCACGACCGAATCCCACATTCGCCAGTTGTTCCACTACACCGAAGAAGTAGTGTTCTGTTTCGATGGTGACACTGCCGGCCAGCGTGCCGCGGACAAGGCGCTAACATGCTGTTTGCCCGCCCTGCGCGGCACACGGCGCGCGCGGTTTTTGTTCGTGCCGGCGGGTGAAGACCCGGCCTCGTTAGTGACAAGCGACGGCGGCTCGGCAGCGTTTCAACGCCAGATCGAGTCAGCCGAGAGCGCATCGAGCTTGCTTCTAGCGCGCTTGACCGCAAATGTCGATCTGGACTCGATCGAAGGCCGCACACAGTTACTCGAACATGCGCGTGCACCGATCAACGCGCTGCCCAACGATACATTCCGGGACGAATTACTGCGGGAAATCGCACGGCTATCGGGCCACAGCGACGAGGCATTACGCGAGCGCTATACAACCGAGCCACGCTCCAATGCCAAAACGAACAGTGACGCCGACCGCCGATCCAATGCGGCAACATCCGACGCACAGCGCGGCGCGATCGAGAAAACAACAGTCACGCGCGCATTGACGCGACTGCTTGCAGATCCGGAGCTGGCAACAAGCATCGCCGAACCCGCTGCACTGCGCGAAACCGAAACGCCCGGGGTGTCTGTGCTGGCCGATGCGGTTGAATTTTTTGCCGCTAACCCTACTATTTCCTTAGCGGCTTGGATCGAGCGCCACCGCGACCAGCGCTATTTTGATCGCTTGCAACAACTTGCGGCGGATACGCCCCCCGGGGATCGCAGCGCCCGGGCCCAGGAGTTCGCCGAAGCCGTCCGCCGGTTGATGCCGCAATCCGGGAACGAGCATGCACTGCGAACACGCTATCGGGAGCTACTCGCCCAACAGGCCGAGCAGTCGCTTGACAATGAGGCAGCTACCGAACTTGTTGAAATTAGCCGCAAACTGGCCGAGCAATAG